ATCTCCTTCAGCCCAGAGTCTGGCTCACAGATAGCAGTCTCCAGCAAAAGACAACAAATACTGACCAAGGGCTACATCTGGCCCActgcttttatttataaataaagctttattgaaaCATCACTATGgttgttcatttacacagtgtCCATAGCTGCTTTTGTgacacaacaacaaaattaagtaACTGTGACAGAGATCATCTAGTAGGCTCTAAAATATTTCTGGATTttccaggaaaaaacaaaaaccaaatcctAGTCTAGGGTGCTGattctaaaacagaaaataaagttggCACGGCTTCATATTAGAGAAGAATTATTCAGCCACAAAGATgtcttttatgaaatattttctccCTAATGAGAACGTAAGTCCCAGGACACCTACCTCAATTTTGTCAGAGGCTGGATGCTGGTTGAGGACAAGCTGGTCACTTTCTTGTTTAAGCTTGTTGAGTTCCTTTTCTTTGACCTCCAGTTGACTCATACGTATCTGTGAAAGGAAAGGACCAAATCCTTACAGCAAGTCACAGTTAGATTTCTGTTACACCACTGAAAGGTGGCCACATACAAAACTGCATTTTGGGAACAACGGATGCTGAGGACTCATGCCACATAGTCCTCAAGAACCATAGCCACTCGGGAAACCAAGGTTAGTAAGGGGCTGAGACAAGACTGGGAGTATGACCCGACCCAGACCATGCAGGTAATTAATAGCATTGCCACGAATACATGTTGAACATCCATAACTCCAAATGCTTGGGACAATAAGTGTTTCaagatatttgaatatatatagagagattttGGAGACAGGACCTGAGCCTAAAGATAaaactcatttttgttttctaccAATAGCCTGAAGGTAATTTTATATAGCATTTTGGGGGCTCCTGGATTTTGACTGCCACCTGTCACCTGAAGTTGGGTGTGGAATATTCTACTTACAGCATCATGGTGGCACTCAAAAAGTTTCAGAGAGAGCATTCTGGATTTCGGATTTACAAATTACAGGTACTCAATACATAACACGTTTTGATTCCACATTTCAGGTTTTGGTCCACTGTTGTACAGCCCCATCCACTCTAGGGTTGCTGGATAGACTAATCTCCACACTACCCCTGAATCACACTGTCTCAGTGGGTATTAAATGATGAACTTGGGTGTGAGGGATGGTTAGCCAGCCATGGCACATCCCCATAGTCCCATCTACTTGGTGATTGAGTTCCAAAATGTAGTAGCCTTTCTGACCAACAGAGGGAATCcctacttctttaaaaataaagggggagagactggagagatgcctagtgatcaagaacactgactgctcttccaggagacctgggtttgattccctgtGCCCACTCGGCAGCTAACAAGGTCCAGTTcctgggaatctgatgccctcttttggcaactgtgggtactgcatgcacatggtacatagatacacatgcaggcaaaacacccaaacacataaaataaaactaaataaatcttacatCCCTGAACAGTGTACCCACTTACAAGTGGCTGATCAAATTATTTAAACCCGCCCTCcacacacccccactcccacccccccacacacaaggtAGGGCATCTTACAGAGAAGGCCTCCTGCTTCTGAGCGATGTTTGTGTTCTTGTCGCTCCAGTCATACAGCAGCTCCTCCTCCTCGCAGTCATTGATCCACATGATCTCGCGAGAAGTGGCCTGGATGATATTCTGCAGCTGGCGCAGGTGGTCCATCCTCTCGAAGGAGGCTTTCTGCAGACAAGGTTGAGCAGCATTAGGATAACGACAGTATAATGACACAGCATTCTCTGCAGATCATTTgaggctaggaaaaaaaaaaacctcttcaccTGCTGCATTCACCTGGTATAGGAGAGAGGCCCTGTTCAAATTGGGGATGCCTGTGGGACCATGGCTATCTCAGATTCGATCATTCCAAACAGCCATTCTCAGcttttctccagtgctggggaaaCTCAGGGCCTCCCTCATGCTGGAGAACCACTCTGCTtttgagctatatctccagcctcTGGAGAGTCTTGACTCAGACAATGATTTGAAGCCAGCCAGATGGCCCATGTAAAACATTTTCTGgacaagcctgacgacctgagttcaatttccagtacccatgCAGAGAACCgactctacaaagttgtcttctgaccaccacatCCACTATAACCTATGCATCCTtacatctatacacacatgtacacaccaactgtaataaatttaaaaaattaaaagataatgatTTTTGGGTTTAATAGTTTTAGATAATTAGGGGGAACTAGACTCCTAGATAAATCAAGTTTTCTCTCTTAGGTAAGTCAGCCTTTGCCCCCACAAATGTAAAGTTCCAGTCTTATGCCCATCCCAACAGGAAGAGCATCGTGTTACCAGGAGCCACACTATCTTAAAAAAACACTGCAGCTAGCAAGGAAATATGGGAAAGATGAAAATAAGATGAGCCGAACAGACAGAAGAGTGGAAATCTCTGCTCTGGGATCAACCAACTGACACAGCATTTGTCAGGAGATGATGACAGATTCGTAAAAATATTCGAGGAaaacattttgtttgtgtttatgctTGTTCGAAAGGGCTGCAATTTCACTTTAGGAGCATCTAACAAGAGTCATTGATGTGAAATTTTAACTCGAAACCAGAACAGTGCTAGGCGCTGCCTTCAGAGAACGAAACAAAGCAACCTTTGAAActtcatttctaaaacaaaatcagcagcaacaacaaaatcataaTCTATGTACACAGAGACCAGTGTATATGCAGGCTCTTTGCTGAACTCTTAGCCAGTGTATGGTCCCCTCAGAGACGTTTACCACTTGAGGAACTGAACTGAATTAACAGAGGCTAAAGGAGCTTACCAGCAGGTTTTCATATTCCTCCTCCAACTGGTAGATTGCTGACTTCTCACGCTGGAAGATCAGAAAACACAGGGAATTTTTTAGTTTCCTTCATTGGTCTATAGAAAGTGTAGCCCCTTCTACATCTCCTTCTAAGGTGCTGGCCTCTGCTCTCTCAGTAAAAAGAAGCAATTGCTCTATTAAGTCTTTTGTCCACCATGACCTTTCCCAGGATAGTCTCTCTAGCCACTCGTCCCTTCTCCACAAGGTAAATACTCTGTCACTTAAAAACTTGCTGAAGGAAATACAATTTCAGATTCTCTAGATCTTAGAGACATGAAGGAGAAAGCTGAGCAGACTCAAGTGGACAAGCATAAGGTTTAAATTATGAAGAGGCAGGGccaagtaaaaatgaaaactttggtCTTAGGATCACATTTAGTGATTTCACATACGGAGCTGGGGTGGAGAACATGCACTGAGATCAGACTACCAACTTGTGCCTTCATTCTCCACTCTCCCAAAGTCTGACTTTTTTTTCCAGCACAGGAGGGGTATATGAGACACAACTTCCACCTAGGAGTGGACTCACCAACTTACCAGCAATGTAAGCTACATGCTAATCTCATTTTCTTCTGGTAGGTGATGCTCTGCTTTCTTCCTACCACCTCTGTAAATACTTACTTATAAACCATAAGCTCGTGATATCCTACGTGAGCTTAACATTTggctcaactccttctccaggtCCCATACATTTCTTTCCACTTCCCTTTTAGACAATGGAGTTtgggggttggttttgttttagtttctagTCTCTTGAAAAGATAATAATTGTCTTCTGTTTCAGACAAATTTGCCTAAATGATACACCCTTCTATACTCCATGATGAACGTGAGAAGTACCAGATCTGCTTTGATCTTGTCCAGCTGCCAGCGGTAGTCCCCGATGGCGTTGTGGATGCTCCGGTGACTGTTGATATGCTGTTCCACTGCGCCAGAGTCCACACCCCAGGCCATCAGGTCCATTTCTGcctgcagagggagagaggggggagcacACCCTTCATTGTCCCTCCTCTGAACAGACTCCTTTCTCTAGAGCATCAGGGTTTGAGAGAGAGCTCGTACACAGCTCTGCTCCAGATAAAACTCAAATGCACAGCCACACAGGAAGCTAAGGCGGGAAGATCACTTGTGCTCAAAACTAGCCTAAGTACACAGCAAGGCCCTGTctcgatttaaaaaaaacaaactatataaactatatctgaagccaaaataaattttaaagggtTGAGATTACCAAATAGCTAATGAGATTCACCAAATACATCCTCAGTTAGTTTGGTTCCAGCCCAAGATGGACTGAGGAAAAAATTCAGTCATGGGTACTTTACTTTGCCATCTAGATCATTCTTCTGACAAAAGAGAATCTACATATGAGGATGCAGGTGTGGGGGCGGAGCTGGcgaaatggctcagccagtaaaaggGACCATTACCCAAGAGTAATGACTGGATTCtgcttcccagaacccacaggagaCAGACAAAGAACTGACACCCAaagcttgtcctctgacccctgAACCCATGCCCTGCattcacacacaataataatgttcacatttttttttaaaaaaaggataaaataaaaaaatagaaagtgaatTTTCATGATTAGATACTAGTCATATGAATATACTAATAGacgtttctttttttgttttgtttcttttgagacagggtttctctgtgtagtcctggctatcctggaactcgctctgtagaccaggctggtctcgaactcagaaatctgcctgcctctgcctcccaagagctgggattaaaggcatgtaccaccatcacctggcttctttattaatttttaaatgcatgttAGAAGTCATTAAAGACACAGCCATGCACTGCCTCTCAAATGAAATCCCTAACCTATGGAAGttgtcattatttatttctttaaattatcttttgtttgttattgCTATATGGGGGATTAAACCTACAACCTCATGAAAGCTAAGCAAGTGCCCTACCATTCAGTTACATATCCAGGCCTAAGTTATGTTGATGAATGTTATATAGTTAACTGTTGGTTCAGAAATTCAGCATTTGAAACTTCCCTTTCAAACCGTAAAAACTCTCTATGGTCCATTTCAAAGGGAAGATACTATGCAAACTCAAGATCCTTCATTCTGGTTAATGTTGGTAACAATGCTAGGATTATGGGTTTGCCATTCGCTTTTGAAATGTGAAATCCGACTAGATTTATCACGTGAGTCTGAAATTTAAGAATGTTTCACAGTGAGAATCAAATATATTGTTTCCTTCTCTGGAACATTTCACTCTGGTCAAGtccaccttctcttccttcttttgcaTGAGCACATGTAAATTTCTAAATCACAGGTGTCATCTCTCTGACATGCCAAGGGCAAACATCCATACCGGACTGGCAGCAAGAACAGAACACAATTGTCCTAAGCCACACCCATGTTCTAGTGCCCTTGGCAAGGCTTCCGACAGGAGCCATTTCGAAGTCAGAGAACTGAAGGTTAGCAGGACTTTGGCCTTGTCCAGCAACTGCCAgtgtttgaaaacaaaaacagcaggTGCTACCCTGGGAAAGTAGAGATGACCCAGGGTGCTCAGAGCTCATTACCTGCCAGGTGTACAGTGTCTGGCTCGCCCATCAGCAGAAGAGCAGACCAGGGAAACAAAGCAGAAGCCTGGCAGGGAGATGTGGGCCTGCCTCCTGAACACGCTGCTGGAGAAAAGGCTCTCTTATCAGCACAGGCCTCGGCTGGGTCTCCTGGGAGTGAGTGAAGAATGCCCGCTATGTGTGGGGGAAGGTGGGGGAAGAAGGAAACGGCCACACAGAATCCCAAGGCAAAGCTCCAGCAGGACTCACACAGCTTTTAGTTTGCTGAGAACTCTACGAAGCACCTGACAGTATCTAGAGCTTATCGATGGGTGTCAGAAAATGACGGACCAGTACAGCCGTGTGAAAATACCATTTCCTGAAATTTAAACACGTAGAGATTTTCCTGCCAAATCTTCTttgctttagtgtgtgtgtgtgtgtgtgtgtgtgtgtgtgtgtgtgtgtgatcgtTGTTTGTCCATTTGTTGGTGTTGGAGACAAAGCtcccctatgtagcccaggctgagattataggcatgtaccaccacacccagctctacaAAGCATCCTTACAGTGTTACACCCATGCAATACAGAAAATGACTAATTCTGAGCTGTCACTTAACTGTCACACTGACTTAGACGACATCAGGGGATATGACTCCCCATAATTACTTTGGTTCAAAGTTTATCTTGTCTCCCAACAAGGATCCTTGAAGATTATAGTCCAAGCCCCAATTAACTCAAATCATCCTCTGGCCTAGAGTGTCACTCTCTGAACAAGACTTTATTAATGCTCTCATGGGCGATCATTTGGCATGCGGGGTGTTTCTCGTCTTCAGTAGTATTCATCTTCATAACTATGGACCATAATTTTTGAGCCCTCAATTTCTAGCATGGTGTCAATATTGATGAACCCTCAAGTACTGTGTGTTCAGAGGTAGAGGCCAGGGCCTCAGCACCTCAAAGTCATTCCAAGCTATATAGCTCATTCATGGCAACCTGGGctctatgagaccctgtctcaaaaattaaagaaattttcaaagattttagGGTATTTGGAGACATGCAAACAAGTTTATAGTTAAGTTTCTGAGATCACCGTTGACTTTGTGCCGCGATCTACTCCACCTTCCGTAATAGTTTATGGTCTTTatagtaagtgtgtgtgtgtgtgtgtgtgttgggggggtagGGCATAGTAAAATACACTACAATCTCAGTATCTTGAAGTatcagacaggaggatcacaagttcaaggctggcctgagctacaaagcaagaccctgtctcaaaaaaaagccaaaacaaacaacaaacaaacaaaaccaaatagatCTGGAGAGATTTCTCACTGGTTAAGAACCCTAACTattcttttagaggacctgggtttgattcccagcacgcACATGGTAGCTCTCAACCATCTAGCTCtgggggattcaatgccctctgctgtgcactgcatgcatgtggtgcacagatatatatagagacaaaacaccacacacacacacacacacgtacatacacacacaaatgaaaacaaaacaaataaacaaaaagtaagCAAAGATTAACTGAATGTGTTTGTGAATGAATGATTAGTCGCTGAAGGAATTGCTACATGAGAATGCACCCAAACCTTTTAAAGACTGCGTGTAAGGGGCCTTTCCCTGTGGTTTTAGATATTCCAGAGGCTGAGCTGGAGAATGCCTTGAGTCTGCATGTTCGAGACTAGCCATGGCAACACGGTTCAACCCAGACTCAAAGAAAAGAGTGGGGACGTGTACAGTACTAAAATGGCTGAGAAATTCTAGAACCACTAAAAAATCAGTCCAGCAATTAATCAAGTTCTTTCGGCATCACATGACAATCTCCCCACAATGTACCATTTTCATACAGCCACTTCATACAGATGAGGACGGCTCATCAGAAGGTTTTCATTATAATATTCCCATCTACATGATTATGGCATGTTTCTCAGGCCACCTGTTCATTATCGGGCTTAATTAcagcataaaacaacaaaacagtaatTAGCATTGAAAAATACTTTGTAGGGACTCCAGTTGCAGGGAAAGGATCAGCACATACTTCTTGGGCCATTATTTGACTCCACACCCACACAAGTGACGTGAGACTGGCACAGCTGGATAACCGAACTTCAAAAAAGCCTCCACGGAGCCCAAACCAGAAGACCCAGCGTCAGTGCCCAACACCTCCCATGTgatatgattttataattttttttaatttcaactttCTCTCTTGTGTTATGATTTCAAATGAGCCATAGAAGAGTTCTCTCTTTTCAGCCTATCTGGGAGACAGATGAGGTCAGTTGCAATAACCCCATGATTTAGCAGGTTGctgcccctggagggctggggctGACTGTGCCACCACCCAGACTACCTAGGTTAGGAGTCTAAGAACTTACCCTCTGCTGCCTCATCCAGCCCAGACACTCGCTCGTGAGACGTTTGGTGAACTCATCCCACCCAGAGCCGCTCTGGCAAGTGTATCCTCCACCTCCCTTGGAGCTGGCCCTTCGGACTCGAGGAACACTGATGGCCTTGTAAAGGGCTCGCATTTGTTCCTGGAGCTGAAGCAgtctgaaaggaaaggaaaccagTGCCGTTGTCAGGAGAAAACAGCCTATGGAAACCCATCCCGAGCAAATGCCCGCTTCTCTGGGTTTCTTTTGGGTCAGTCTACAGCCTAATGATGTTGCATTGGaagatttcttttcctcttcccatgACTTCCAGCTTGACCACATGGGAGTATAAATGCTGAAAAGCCACTCACAACCCTAAACACCATAAAAAGTGTCATTGCCTTTGCCTAACATGGCAGCCACTCAGTTTCTCTTGAGGTCCATCCTGGGAATTTATCTTTCTAGCACCCTGGGCCTTAGTGGCATGAGAGCAAATTTAGACCACACATTTCTGCTGTGAAGTGGTCACTTTTAACTCCAAGGGTCTCACTTGATTAAATAAAGCTTGACACTAGCCTCTTGAAAAGACAGatacatgggctggagagatagctcaatggttaagagcactgactgctctcccagaggtcctgagttcaattcccagcaaccatatgtagctcacaaccatctataacaagatcttatgccctcttctggtgtgtctgaagacagctacagtgtactcatatacataaaataaataaataaacctttaaaaaaaagcaaaagaaaaggcaGATGCTGTACCAGAGGCCTGTGCTGCTGCCTCAATGGAGGGCTGGCTCATGACCATTCAATTCTTTAAATCATCCTAGAGGTTTTACAGGATTTTTACAGTATTGGGGACTTGGGGACTGAGCCCAAGGCTTCCTTCGAGccaggcaagaactctaccacaTCCTTTGTCCTTCTTTAATCATCAAAAACTatgcaattaattaattttgaggtAAGATCTCACTAAAttatccaggcaggccttgaatttttTGATTCTCCTTCCTCAACTTCCCAAACACCCAGGATCACAGGGCTCTGCTGCCATTTCCAGGAAGAGCTAGAATTTTtttgaatggttttttttttttttttttttttttttgcaggtctCTTTCATTCTTAGAGCATctctgggtgggggctgggaggtcCCCGAAAGATGAAGTTTgcagttttatatttaaattggaTACAGCTGCAAAATCCCAAGTGAGGGAATTGTTCTTGGGTAATATGTGTGCTTCCTCTGGAAAAAGCCTGAAGTTGCCCACTGTGGGTCCCCCATCGGTGCTCTGCAGGCCATACCTTTTCTGATATGCATCACAGGGCTGGCCCATCTGTCTCATCTCCCGGATCAAGCCATCTATGATCTCCATCTGATCGTTGGCTTGTGTGAAACAGTCATCCAGCTCTCTGTTCCAGGCCAGCTGTATTCCTTCTCCGAATTTCAGTTCCTAGCAGGAAGAGTTTGCATGAAAATACACAAGAccgtaagaaaaaaaaatcccatgggCATCGGTGAAAGCAAAGCTTCTGCTGTAACGTGGTGGGTAgcggaagccccccccccccaaatcaaaCAGCTCACTTCGAACTGTACTGAGCACATGGTGGTAAACACCTGTAACCCCACACCTTTgcagagactctgtcttaaaaggaaacaaatataaacaaacaaaacaacaacaaaaaacaaacaaacaaaccaaaacagggTCAGTGAAatggccaccaagcctggtgatcaGAGTTCAATGTCCAGGGcccacatgttggaaggagacaacaactcctgaaaattgttctttgaTCTCCAGATGCATTCTGTGACAGTCACTCACTCATaatacacaagcatgcatgtgtgcatataaatagatacataatttaaaatattttaactgctTTTTATtacacagtggtgtgtgtgtgtgtgtgtgtgtgtgtaggaacatAACTTTTTCAGTTCTTAAGAAAGCAAAATGACACATTGCAGTTATGTCAGATGTCACCATTGGAGGGGGCTCAGGGACAGGTCTATGAGACGGAGCTATACAGTTTTATGTCTCTCCTTCACACTGACATTGTTCCTCAACAGAAagctgctctgctgctccagtgCCCTTCAGCATTTACCCTCCCTTGTCCACTTGCTGCTCTCTCTCCCTTGGCCACAGCCAAGTCACACAGACATGTTAACAGACATGACACCACTTCCCCGGCACACACCTCAGTACTTTAACGCACGCACATCGATAGAAATAAACTGGGAGCATTGGACTCACAGTCACTGTAAACTACACCCCATCATTCTCTGGTCGGCTTTAGGAATCCCAGAGCCACTGTAAGCCCTACAAGCACTTTAAAAGGACTCAGGGCCAGAGAGATTGCTGATGGTTAACTGAACACACTGCTTTTCTGAAAGACTcagggttggttcccagcacccacagagctgCCCACCAGCACCTGGaattccaaaggatctgacacccgCTTCTGCCCTCAGGAGGTACCAGGCATGTGgagcacaaacatacatgcaggtaaaacacccagacacagaaaataaaaattaaaagaatctcTTAAAAAGTGAGAACTacactgagcagtggtggcgcacgcctttaatcccagcacatgggagtcagaggcaggcagatttctgagttggagaccagcctggtctacagagtgagttccaggacagccagggctacacagagaaactctgtttcgggggtgggggtggggggtggggggaatcgagaacttgctgggtgtggtgaggcacacctttaatgccagctctcaagaagcagaggcaggtgaatctctgtgagttcagggccagcctggtctacagagtgagtcctaggacagccaaggctattacacagagaaactgtctcaaaaaaccaagagagTAAGGCAGGGAGAACTTTAATAGGTGACTAATCAATCCATGTGATTAGTGGATGAATAGGTTATCTTCAGAGTGGGTCTGTTCTAAAAGCCAACTTGGCTAGAGTGTTGCCTGCTCTTTGTCTGTTGCCATGTGATGCCTTCTGCTACCTGGGACTCTGCCAAGAAGAAGGTCATTGCCAGATGCTGCCTTACAGATTGGGccagaaccatgagccaaaacaaacctctcTTCTTTGTAGTTTCCCTAGTCTGTGGCATTGTTACTAGCAACAGAAAATAGATCAACATGATATCCCTGTCTCGACTGCTTTAAAAGGACCATCGCTAGATACTAACGATGTGAGAGGCCCAACCACACTCAGGCTGTGATGAGGGCGTGAACTCCCCAGAAACCAGCGTGGGCAAGGACCAGACTGGAGACGTGAAGGGAGCTTACCGGCTGCGCAATCAGCTCCGCCCGCATCAGACAGTCTGAGCAGTTTTGCAGAAGTTCTTGGATGGTGTTCTGGTTCTGATGCCTGGACATGGTGCCGGTTTGActgtagagagaaagaaacccaGACATGGGATGACTTTTatcaatttaaaagtaatttcaaacTTTCACAGAGGCTGCAAAAATGGCAGAAAGGTGGTCCTGTGAACTCAGACACCACAGTCGTTCACATGGTGATGTCACCCCAGTaagtatgtgtgtggatatatcaCCTTTTCCTGACCCATTTGACAAGGACAGTGACCTTTCACAACAAAATACTTCAGTAAATATTTCCTGAGAATGAAGACAACAATATAACCATAGGACAATTGTCCACATCAGAGAAGTTAAAATGAATACCATACTATTTTCTAatctataaaacattttgtttgtttgtatgaaacagggtttctctgtgtatccctggctctgtaaaccaggctggcctcaaactcacagacttccttgtctctgcctcccatgctcAAAATTTGGCACACTACCAAAATCTCATAGAATTAACCCCAAAATGTCCTTCAAAGCAATGTTCCCTCAGGTCCACATGGCCAGTGACGGCAGCTGGTGATCTCATCTGGCCTGTCTGtcacttctcctccctccctcccaacagCCAAGTCCCCAGCACATGTCCTTCTATGGCAAGCACGGAGTGCAGAGACGTCACTAGCAAAGCCAGCCACAGGAGACAAGAGCAAAGCTAGTTCTACAAAAAGCATTTTCCACAGTTGCATCAAGAGGCGGTAAGAGCAAGAATCTCAGTATGAGGGAAAAGATGGAGCAGCGCTTGAGCAGAAGTTTCTTCCCACAACGAAGCTTGTTCTGTGTTCTTAATTTGATGGTTATAAATCAAGCTGCAGCCCTGCCTATTGCAGCTTGGTTTAATAGAGATATAAAACACATCAATTTACATTTAATATGTACGGGAATATACTGCACAGTGTTGAACTTGTGGGTAGAGAGCTAGCTTAGTGGATAAGAGCACACACCagtctcacagaggacccagatttggttcccaacacccactctGGGCAGCTCACATGtgaagtgtctgtaactccaattccagggaatgaGACTGCCTCTTCTGGCAACCAAGGACACCTAAATATGCGTGCACATACTTTAAACATCCTTAGAGGGCTTTAGAGGCACCCGGTCCTTTAACCAGCTCCAATATGCATCGTCGACTATCAGTTTGATGTCACTCTAGCAAAATGAAC
This Arvicanthis niloticus isolate mArvNil1 unplaced genomic scaffold, mArvNil1.pat.X pat_scaffold_912_arrow_ctg1, whole genome shotgun sequence DNA region includes the following protein-coding sequences:
- the LOC117702528 gene encoding desmoplakin-like, with the protein product MSCNGGSHPRINTLGRMTRAESGPDLRYEMTYSGGGGGGGGGGGGGGTSRMYYSRRCTVNDQNSDGYCQTGTMSRHQNQNTIQELLQNCSDCLMRAELIAQPELKFGEGIQLAWNRELDDCFTQANDQMEIIDGLIREMRQMGQPCDAYQKRLLQLQEQMRALYKAISVPRVRRASSKGGGGYTCQSGSGWDEFTKRLTSECLGWMRQQRAEMDLMAWGVDSGAVEQHINSHRSIHNAIGDYRWQLDKIKADLREKSAIYQLEEEYENLLKASFERMDHLRQLQNIIQATSREIMWINDCEEEELLYDWSDKNTNIAQKQEAFSIRMSQLEVKEKELNKLKQESDQLVLNQHPASDKIEAYMDTLQTQWSWILQITKCIDVHLKENAAYFQFFEEAQSTEAYLKGLQDSIRKKYPCDKNMPLQHLLEQIKELEKEREKILEYKRQVQNLVNKSKKIVQLKPRNPDYRSNKPIILRALCDYKQDQKIVHKGDECILKDNNDAASGT